One genomic segment of candidate division WOR-3 bacterium includes these proteins:
- a CDS encoding Glu-tRNA(Gln) amidotransferase GatDE subunit E → IAYGKETLSALALKLPGFDGILSFFMSPGKEFADELSTRLKVIAGLEKPNLMHTEDFYLKENKKLLEELERSLKTEKKDSILVLWGPHEDIETARDVIEERCMLLFDGVPGETRKGLLDGTTIFERVLPGPDRMYPDTDSAPIPIENSYIEKIENSLPISIEDRFSQMKSWDIPDDVNVYLMKKNLLPVLEELHTNFEIDQKFLSCLFGHYIKNLEGRYKKNFPYTKLPVVFQYMKSQSIVFEKIKDVSKILIENPNMEPESLFSTAGFVKKDKKEIIAMIPELKKNFSKIRKSKNDGAEKRWLMGRLKDLSTGNIPLKELEAEID, encoded by the coding sequence CGATTGCGTACGGGAAAGAAACCTTGTCCGCCCTCGCCCTAAAACTCCCAGGATTCGACGGAATCCTTTCTTTTTTCATGTCCCCCGGCAAGGAATTTGCAGACGAACTCAGCACGAGGCTTAAAGTGATAGCAGGTCTTGAAAAACCAAATCTTATGCACACCGAGGATTTTTATCTGAAAGAAAACAAGAAACTTCTCGAAGAGCTTGAAAGGTCTCTTAAAACTGAAAAAAAGGATTCCATACTCGTATTATGGGGACCCCATGAGGATATTGAAACTGCGAGAGACGTAATCGAAGAAAGATGTATGTTGCTCTTTGACGGAGTGCCCGGTGAGACAAGAAAAGGACTTTTGGACGGAACGACGATCTTTGAAAGGGTTTTGCCGGGACCAGATCGTATGTATCCCGACACCGACTCTGCACCGATACCTATTGAAAATTCTTACATCGAAAAAATCGAAAACTCTCTCCCGATCTCCATTGAAGACAGGTTCTCCCAGATGAAATCCTGGGATATCCCCGACGACGTCAATGTTTATCTGATGAAAAAAAACCTTCTGCCCGTCTTGGAAGAATTGCATACCAATTTCGAAATAGATCAAAAATTTCTTTCATGCCTATTCGGGCATTACATTAAAAACCTCGAAGGCAGATACAAAAAGAATTTTCCATACACAAAATTACCGGTCGTATTCCAATACATGAAATCTCAATCAATAGTTTTCGAAAAAATCAAAGATGTCTCAAAAATACTAATTGAGAATCCAAACATGGAGCCCGAGTCTCTTTTTTCAACGGCGGGATTCGTCAAAAAAGACAAAAAAGAAATAATTGCCATGATTCCGGAGCTGAAAAAAAACTTTTCTAAAATCAGAAAATCCAAAAACGACGGCGCAGAAAAAAGATGGCTCATGGGAAGATTAAAAGACCTTTCCACCGGCAACATACCCCTTAAAGAGCTTGAAGCGGAGATAGACTAA